The Pseudomonadota bacterium DNA window GCCAATTCCGGACGACACCCTCGTGGGGCTCTTGGAAGACAGCGATCTGCGCCGCACCGCGCTGCGGGAGATCCTGAGGCTTCTGCGTGACGCCGAGGCCCGCTTGGTACATGGCTATCAAGAAATTTGCGCCCTGGCGATGGAGTTCGACTACCAGATTTTTGATCTCGCCTTTCGCAATATGCAGGAGAACGCTCTTCATCAGGCCTCCCTGGAGTCGATTCTTCGCGGCAGCCAAATCCCGGCAGAGCCACAGCGACCTCGCGACCGTTGACCGACCGAACCTTGATCAAGGCTGCTGCGGGGCGACGTCGCCTGGCGGTCACCAAAGACCGCTGGCTCATGACGCTGATCGTGGCCAACCTGGCTATCTTGCATCAGGCAGACCCGGTGCTGTTTCGGCTCATCGCCGAGTCCCTAAGCGACGCCTATCTGGGCGTCAGCGTCTTCGTCGCGCTGACGCTTGCAGGCTTTTACCTGCTCGAACGACGTTTCAAACATCGCGTGCTGCAGACCCTCCACCGCGGATCACTTTGGCAGGTGCCCTGCGCTTCGCTGCTCGGCGCCCTGCCGGGCTGCGGCGGTGCCATTATCGTGGTCACTCAGTTTGTCCACGGACAAATGAGCTTCGGGGCGTTGGTCTCGGTCTTGATCGCCACTATGGGTGACGCGGCGTTCCTGCTCCTGGCGCGAGAACCGGCGACGGCGCTTGCCGTATTCTCGGCTGCCCTGATTGCCGGCACCGTGACCGGCTACCTGGTCGACCACCTCCATTCCGAGGGATTTATGCGGCAGCAGAGTCCGCCGCGTCAGAGGCTCAGCGGCATGGCCACCGAAGTGCCCGTTCAGCTTCGGCGCCTGTTCTGGATGCTGCTCGCCCCTGGCGCTGTGCTTGGAACGCTGAATTGCCTTCAGCTCGAAGCGCCCTTCGGCGGCATCGAAGCGCTGGGCATTGCCCTCAAGGATTGGGTGGGTTTTATCGGAGCGCTGCTGTGCGTCACTGTCTGGTGCAGCCAGCCCCTGAACTCCTGGACCGCACGCTTTGCTCAGAAGCCACGCAGCGCATGCCTAAAGGAGGCTGCTGTCGCCGAAACCAGCTTTGTCTCTGTATGGGTCATCCTCGGTTTCCTGTCATTTGAGCTCGCGGTCTACTTCACCGGCCTGGACATGAAAACACTGTTCTTCTCGGTCGGCGCTGCGGCACCGCTGCTAGGCGTGCTGGTTGGGTTGATCCCCGGATGCGGACCACAGATTCTCGTGACGGCTCTCTATCTCCAGGGGGTGGTTCCCCTGTCGGCCCAGCTGGCGAACGCGATCAGTAATGACGGTGATGCCTTGTTTCCAGCGATCGCGCTAGCGCCGCGTGCCGCGGTGGCCGCAACGCTCTACAGCGCGGTGCCGGCCCTGCTGATCGGCTACGGCGTCCGGGCCCTGGGGCACTAGACCGCCCAAGTCTAAGCGGTTCTCCCTTTGGGTTGCACGGATCAGCAACCGGCTAGATTTCACCTAGCGTTGAACTCCTGTTCCGTTCAATCAGGATCCAACCGGTTCGGACGTCCGGCAAGCCGACGGTATGAAATGCCAACTATTCGGACGGGCTGCGGAGAAACGCGAGTGTATTTTACGAA harbors:
- a CDS encoding putative manganese transporter encodes the protein MTDRTLIKAAAGRRRLAVTKDRWLMTLIVANLAILHQADPVLFRLIAESLSDAYLGVSVFVALTLAGFYLLERRFKHRVLQTLHRGSLWQVPCASLLGALPGCGGAIIVVTQFVHGQMSFGALVSVLIATMGDAAFLLLAREPATALAVFSAALIAGTVTGYLVDHLHSEGFMRQQSPPRQRLSGMATEVPVQLRRLFWMLLAPGAVLGTLNCLQLEAPFGGIEALGIALKDWVGFIGALLCVTVWCSQPLNSWTARFAQKPRSACLKEAAVAETSFVSVWVILGFLSFELAVYFTGLDMKTLFFSVGAAAPLLGVLVGLIPGCGPQILVTALYLQGVVPLSAQLANAISNDGDALFPAIALAPRAAVAATLYSAVPALLIGYGVRALGH
- a CDS encoding ferritin-like domain-containing protein; this translates as MQFSETALSPRERLGRIKTRMREVAESELATYALYHHISCRSSHHATPALARLSQTAQIEDMDHYWLMQSGIRRLGGVEPIPDDTLVGLLEDSDLRRTALREILRLLRDAEARLVHGYQEICALAMEFDYQIFDLAFRNMQENALHQASLESILRGSQIPAEPQRPRDR